The following are encoded in a window of Narcine bancroftii isolate sNarBan1 chromosome 2, sNarBan1.hap1, whole genome shotgun sequence genomic DNA:
- the LOC138752824 gene encoding uncharacterized protein isoform X4 produces MSMSLSTVEQISYSLYSAQILTQHEVNVITSKTEVLSKASELLSAVLRKGQKACGIFLQALKTCDPQLSENLVREQGISTSNISQTSLFRPPSYLVQPPVVCKICICNSSLNNCTFGSGNTVSVMTTEPLSSYKDIKEPPTSRNQECGNPFNTTSQSHMCSISNNREANFPETIENDIKISRSKLRNVTVGESNDFTMVEEFSNEDDSGVKELEEELEENDGKDIGCPEWSTTLSTAGKNTFRNHTGRILKLSILLVLKWPTIQLRTST; encoded by the exons ATGTCAATGTCCCTTTCAACAGTGGAACAGATCTCATATTCCCTGTACAGTGCCCAGATTCTCACCCAACATGAAGTTAACGTCATTACCTCTAAGACTGAAGTGCTTTCCAAGGCATCCGAGCTGCTGTCTGCCGTCCTCAGGAAAGGTCAGAAAGCCTGTGGCATCTTCCTCCAGGCCCTTAAAACGTGTGACCCACAACTCAGTGAAAACCTAGTCAGAGAGCAAG GTATTTCTACAAGTAACATTTCACAAACATCATTATTCAGGCCACCTTCTTACT TGGTACAACCCCCAGTTGTATGCAAGATCTGCATCTGCAACTCCAGTCTGAACAACTGCACTTTTGGTTCTGGGAATACTGTGTCAGTAATGACCACAGAGCCATTATCCAGCTACAAGGATATTAAGGAACCACCCACAAGCAGAAATCAAGAATGCG GAAATCCCTTCAATACGACATCCCAATCCCACATGTGCAGCATTTCCAACAACAGGGAAGCAAACTTCCCAGAAACCATTGAAAATGACATCAAAATTAGCAGATCCAAATTGAGAAATGTAACCGTGGGAGAAAGTAATGATTTCACAATGGTGGAAGAATTCAGCAATGAAGATGACAGTGGGGTGAAGGAACTggaagaagaattggaagaaaatgacGGCAAAGATATTGGCTGCCCAGAGTGGAGTACAACATTGAGCACAGCAG gaaagaacacattcaggaaCCACACTGGAAG GATTTTAAAGTTGAGCATATTGTTGGTCTTGAAGTGGCCCACTATTCAGCTGCGAACCAGTACGTGA